The Dyadobacter sandarakinus DNA window TCAGCGCCCGTCAAAAAACAGTTCCAGCTTTTCGGCTATGGTGATAAGCGGGTAACAAATGCCGGCAAGCAGGCAGGTCAGCAGAAATGCAATGAGCCATGTGATACAGAGGGTGATTTTTGCGAGGACAATCATGAGTGACATATTTTTTATAAGAGCAAATAATCACTATCCTGGTTGTAATGCACATTTGTAATTTTTACATCCTCTACCTTCCGCAAATCCCCGCAAAATCGCAGTAGGTACATGTTCCGGCATCGTCTGTCTGGCTGAACGGAATTTCGGGATCGAGCAGCTCGTTGAGAATATCGGTCAGTATACCTTCCGAATGCGCAATAAATGCCGCCGGATCAGGTGTAGCCGTAAGTTCCAATGGATTGGAGATCGGAGTCTTCGGATCACGGAACGAATAAAAGCCGGACTTCACTGGAACGCCGAAGCCATAATTTTCATCCCGCAGCGTGAGTCCGCCTTCATCCAGCATTTTCTTGTACATCAGGTACTCGTACATCCAGAGCTGGCGTACGTAACCCACTTTCCGGTCCCGGTTGCGGCGTAGTACCTCGTCGCGCTGCATAGGGTCTGCAAGCTTCTGCCTGCCGGCTACTTCCACACTTCCGGTTTTGTAATCCATGACCTGCAATGTGCCGTCGGCAGTGAGCTCAATGCGGTCGATCTTACCGCCGAAACGAACGGGCGTCTCCATGCCCTGCAAAATAAAGCTGGCACTCGTACGAAGCGGCTGTTCTGCGGCAAGGATCTTTTTCCGGGGTTCCTGCTGCATCTGATGTTTCAGGAAAGTCATGATCTGCTGGCTGCCAATCTGAAAATAAATGCGGTTCAGGCCCTGCTCAGTCACATACCCTCTGAAACGCTCTTCAAATTCCTGCCTCAGTACAAGCTCAATCTCAGCTTCTGAAGGATCTTTGTCGTGCAGGAAAAAGTCCTGATCCAGTTTTTCCAGCACAGCGTGCAGCCAAGTCCCGATCTTGTCCATTCCCAGCTCTTCCTCCACTTCTTCCTTTTCTTTTACGCCTACAATATGTTTGAGGTAAAACTGCATGGAGCAGCGGATGTATTCATTCAGGTGCGTGGGGTATAAGCCCTTGTTGCCGAGGTACTCACGGATAGCTGCAATCAGGCCGGCGTCCTTCTGGACCGTTTCTGCCAGTTCCTGCTGCCGCCCGGCTTCAAATGAAACCGTTTTGTTGATGATCCTGATTTTGGGATTGTAAGCGGTCAGCTCATATTCAAGCTGGCGCACAAACCGGCTCCGCTCACCGCCGCCCGGAGCATCGTTGGTGCTGGTATAAAGCAGGTGTACCTCGTCGGCTCTCTGAAGCAGCCTGTAAAAATGGTAGCTCATCACAGCTTCCTGGTGCTGGTGCGTGGGCAGCCCCGCTTCCTGCGCCGCATCAAACGGAATCAGCGAGTTTTGCCGCTTAGCCTGCGGCAGCATGCCTTCATTCATGGACAAAATGATCAGTCTCCTGAAATCAAGCGCCCGCGTTTCGAGCATTCCCATGATCTGCAGGTCACTTACCGGCTCACCGCTGAAAGGGATTTTTGTTTGCCTGATGAGCTCAAACATGAACGATTTGAGAGTACGCAGGGTAACCAGCCCCGACTTTTCTTCAATCGTTTGTTCAAATTGTTTAAGCAGGGTATAAAAGAGGTACAGGTATTCGGTTTCCAGTGCGTTTTTATAATCCTTGTAAACTTCCCTCAATAGCTCGATCAGTTGATAAAAGCTGGCTATAATCGCTTTCGGGTCATTTTTGGGCCAGTGCGTAAAGAGTACTTTAAAGAGGGGATGCTGCTCTCCCAGATCCAGCAGGTCTGCCGAGCTCAGAAAAACCTTATTGCCATTCGTAATTTCCCGCAAGGTCCTTCGCACGATCGTCTGCCCGTCGGCGAGCGGGTGCAATGCCGAGTGCTCATAGTGCCTGATGAAGGGATGGTTAAGTATTTTGTCAATGGTTTTGTGACTGAACTTGGGCACCCGCACGGTCTTGCCGCTTTTTACCCTGAACTCCACCATGTTCTGCTGTAATTCAAAAATGCCGTCTACCAAGGTATATAGCAATGAGTTACGCATGGAAAGCCCCATGGTTACATTCAGGTCTTCGACCTGCTCATCAAGCGAATAGAGCATCGGCAGCAGCAGGTTTTCATCGGCCAGTACTATGGCAGTAGGCGTAGGTTCATCCGCCGAATCCAGTTTCCGCATCTGGCGGTACAGCTGTCCCGCTACTTTGGTCTGAAGCGTTGCATTGGGTACACCGTACACCGTGATTGTTTTGGAAGATCTGAGCAGATCGTCGGTTGTCCAGTTCCACGGCCCGAATGTGCCGCTCTGCTGGTACTCGCGCAGGGTCCTGCCAGCTTCCATATTCTTGTTGGCCGACATGTAATAGCGGTCCGTATCCCAGAGTACCTCAGCCTTGCCCGCCTTTCGCAGCCTTTGTATAATCACCTTTTCGGACTGGGTGAATGCATTGAACCCGGCAAAGTATATTTTTTCAAAACCGGCAGATGCTGTGAGGTCTTCCGCCCCGTGCTCGGCTACTTCCCGGTAGGCCATACCGCGGTATGCTTTCCCTTTCTGTGCAAGCCGCGTACGGAAGGATGTGTACAGGGTTTTGATGTTTTCAAAAAGTGAAAAATACTGGGAAGTACCACCGCCCATGCTTAGCTCCCTTCCTTCCGGCAGGTTACTCTGCCAGCGGCTGATGGCCTGTGCTTCGGAAAGATAGGAAAAGAGGTAGTCCGTATCCACCAGGTACTGATCCACCCGGTCAAGGTCGGCAAGCAGTACGGATGCCCAGCCCATAAACCGCTCGAAGCTGATGGCAGGGTCAATCTCGCGGAAGGTTTCATAAAGGTCAAAAAGCAGGTGCACAGGATCTTCCACCTGCAATGCGCACAGGCTTTCCACAAAATCGTCCACTGCCACTACTGTGGGGCTCATGAGCGGAAGGGCAGTTTCCACGGCCAGTTCCCGCATCAGAAAAAATGCAGCGCGGCGTGTGGGTACCACAATGTGCACGTTTTCCAGGGACGAATGCTGACCGAGTATGTGCCGTGCCGCGGCATTGAGAAAAGTTTGTGCCATGAAATTGGGTTATTGGATGCGTTCACACCGCTGGTGCAGGGTTAACCTGTCTGGCTCCGCTGGTTCTGCAAGTTAGTCAAACAGCGGCCAGTTGATCCCGAATGAAAATGCACGCGCCAGTCCGAGGTAGCCGGGCGTCACATAGTAGCCTTCCGGAAATACACCGAACTGACCACCCTGGTTCAGGTAGGCCATTTTGAAAAACATCCGTACCCGCGTGATGCGGATATTCGCAAATGCGTCCACTACCACATTCCCAGGCAGGCGGGTATTGTCCTGTAGATGAAACTGCTGCGTCACAGGCATATAGGCATCGGCCAGGTACGATGAACGGTAGCGCCCGGCGAGCCCTAGCTGGATAAACAATACTTTGGCATACACAAAATCAAAGCTGATTTCGCTGCTGGCAAAATAGGTCGGAATGCGGATCACATCCTTGTTGTCGTTGAGCGTCATGTAACCCATGGTGGTAAAGTTCCAGCGATTGAGGCGGATATTGGAGTTGAAGCCTACCCGCAGAATCCGGAACCCTGCATTGAGCTGCCGGGGCACGGCAGCGGTATCATAGTAAATGTAATCGTTGACCTGGTGAACCTGTATTTCCGGAACAAAGTTGATCTTTTTTGTTTTCAGCGCGAGTGACGCATAAACCGTCTGTACCTTGGTTGGGTCAAAGTTGTTCCGCCATTCAAAAGCGTTGCCGAAATAACGCTGGGTAAGCAGGTCAGGAGCAGTCTGAATGCTCTGGAACCCGGCTTTACCCCACCTCGTATTCAGCTCGGCTTTGAGCTTGTACTCCACATTTTGCGCCAGGTTCAGCTCTGCTTCCGCGGTCAGGTATTGAACGGAATCTTTGAGGTAGTACCCCAGCCAGGCACCGGCAATGTTGTCGAATTTAAGACCCGTACGGTACTTTGCATAGGGCCGCCCTGCGTCATTGCCGATCTGACTTTCAGCCCGCATGCCATAGAAGCGCTGGCGCAGGTATGCCCGGTAGTTGAATCCGGAGTAGAAGCCCTTGATACCTACTTTATTATCGAACAATTTGAAATAAATATCCTGCCGCGTGGAATCGGATGCAAACCGGGAAACAGGGTAAACACCTTTTTCAAGTCCCCTGGAAATTGCGAGATCTGTGAAGCGGTCGATGGTACTCTGGTAATCTGCCTGCTGAAAAACCTGAAAACCATTGGCCAGCCGGTATTGCTGGTAAATATGGAACACATGCCTCCGCTCCCAGGAATTGGCATCGTCGCTCATGTTTGCCGCGCCGTCGTAAGAATAGGGGTTTTCCACACCGTCTTCCACGTTCGGGATCACGCCCCCCTGTTCCCGCACCTTCTGGTTCATGTGTCGGTAGTGGGCCAGGATCGCATACCTTCCGTTTTTGGAAAAAAAGCTGGTATGCATCAGCAAAGTCCAGTTTTGTCCGAGAAAGGCGCCCGAGTTGAGCGTGTTTACAAAACCATACTGCTTGTTGGACGTCAGGCGCTGTGCCCTGAGCCCGAAGTTGAAGCGCGAATGCACGTTTTGCGTGTATGCAAAGCGGCCCATGGAAGTTTTTCGTCCTCCCCCGTGAAAGATCAATTCCGTATGCTGCGATTTGGTATCCATATACTGCACCTCGTCCTGCTTGATCGCATAGGCATCGTACACCCTCATTCCCAGCTGCGTACCGATATCCGACCGGGGTTCAAAAAACAGGTTGCGTGTGGCGGTGACTGTATTGCCGAGGTCTGCCAGCTTTCCCCACGACAGGTCCATGGGTGTCCAGCGGTGAAAGTAGGTAAGGCTTGTATCCACAAGGTACCGGGCGGAGTCGCGGTTATTGAGGATATCATTTTCGTAAAAATGCCGGGTCGTTTTCGGGCCGTAGATGTTCTTGGTACTATCGTCAAGAATAGCGCCGCCTCCCTGACCTCCGCCTTTGGAACCGCCACCTCCACCACCCGGCATCCGCATATTTCCCGGCATACGTACCTGTGCCTGCGCTGCGCTGTGAGCCAATATTAAAAAACACAATACCCACCAGTGGGCCAGAATAATGCGCATAGGAGGAACGATCGCTACCGGACGGCCCGGGTTCCGATTTGTTTAAAAATCCATTCATTAAAACGTTCCGAATCATGGCCGAAGCACACAGAAACGGGAATGTATGCAAACTGCCCGGTCAGGCCCAGCTGTTCCGCAAGGGGTTTCAGCTTGACCATATCTTTTTCGGTCGTAACCACAAAAGTACCTTTTTTTAAGTTTTGAATCATGGCCAGCACCTCGCCGGCAGTATAATTGTGGTGATCCGGAAATACCAGCCTGTCTTCAACAACGAAGCTCCGGGCAAGATGTGCTGCAAAGGGAGCCGGATTTGCAATGCCGGCAACCATTTTAACATTCTTTAACGCCACGGGCTGATTGTTAAAGTCCAGTGCACCTTGATAGGCTGTGGAAGAAAAAAAGATGGGTGTGCCTGCCTGAGTATAGCGGTGGAGACGTTCCGTTATGCTGGCTCTCTCTGAATTGTCAAGATTTTCAGGGCACTTTGTCACAATAACGGCATCGGCGCGCTTTGCCGCTCTCCGGCTTTCGCGGAGCCTGCCGCCGGGGAAAGGCGCATCTTTATAAAATGGCCTGTTGTAGTCGTTAAGAAGCAGGTTGATATCCCGTCTAATCGCAAGGTGCTGGTAAGCATCGTCCAGGAGGAGCAGGCTGTGTTCCGGAAACTGATCATGCAAAATGTGTGCACCTTCCACCCGGTTTTCGCACACGGCTACTGCGACGGAGTTGCCAAATTTGGTAAAATACTGAAGAGGCTCATCCCCGATATCGGCGGCTGTGCTGGTCGAAGAGGCGAGTACAAATCCCCTGGAACTACGGCCATAGCCGCGGCTGAGAATGGCAACCTTCCTGCGAGCCGACAAAAGGTGGGCCAGGTACTCAGTCACAGGCGTTTTTCCAGTTCCTCCAACCGTAAGATTGCCTATTGAAATGACCGTTTGCAGAACGCGGACCGAGCGCAGCAATCCAGTGCTGTAAGCCTGGCTACGCGCCGCCATAATGCCGCCATAAAGGCTGTTGAGCGGCGCCAGCAGTGCCTTTAACCCGTTTTGTTCGTTCATACCTGATGCATAATTACGTAATTTTTGCCTAATATTGAGCCCCGCAAAACCCTACAAACCACGGCATGTCCTTAAAATTTGTGTTCAAACCGCATACACTCCAGTTCAAACAGGAGGCTGGTACTTCCCGCGGTATTTTGACCCAAAAACAAGCCTGGGTACTGAAAGTGAGTGATGATGAGCAGCCTGGCATATACGGTTTTGGCGAGTGCGGCCCTTTGCCGGGACTGAGTGTGGACGATGTTGCTGACTTTGAAATGCAGCTCGCCTCAGTGTGTGACACCTTCAATGATCTCGACCTGGAAGTTTTTCCATTCAATCTCGACATTATTCTCGACCAGCTGGTTCCGCCGCATTTGCCTTCGGTGCGGTTTGGAATGGAGACGGCCTTACTGGATTATATGCAGGGCGGACGGAGGATTCTTTATGACACTGATTTTTCGCTTCACGGAAAAGGTATACTGATGAACGGGCTGATCTGGATGGGCTCGTTTGAAAACATGCAGGCACAGGTAGAAGCGAAGCTTCAGCAGGGTTTTTCGACCCTGAAAATGAAAGTAGGAGCCATTGATTTTGATAAGGAGTGCCGCATCCTGGATTCTATCCGGCAGCGGTTTGGCCCTGATGAGATCACCCTGCGCGTGGATGCAAACGGGGCATTCGGGCAGGATGAGGTATTTGCAAAACTGGAAAAACTGTCGCAGTATGCCCTGCATTCCATTGAACAGCCTGTAAAAGCTGGTCAGCATGCTTTGATGGCCGAAGTTTGCGCGGGCTCTCCGGTGCCCGTAGCGCTGGATGAGGAGCTGATAGGCATTATGGATTACCGTGAAAAGTTTTCGCTGCTCAAGAAACTTGCTCCCCC harbors:
- the lpxK gene encoding tetraacyldisaccharide 4'-kinase codes for the protein MNEQNGLKALLAPLNSLYGGIMAARSQAYSTGLLRSVRVLQTVISIGNLTVGGTGKTPVTEYLAHLLSARRKVAILSRGYGRSSRGFVLASSTSTAADIGDEPLQYFTKFGNSVAVAVCENRVEGAHILHDQFPEHSLLLLDDAYQHLAIRRDINLLLNDYNRPFYKDAPFPGGRLRESRRAAKRADAVIVTKCPENLDNSERASITERLHRYTQAGTPIFFSSTAYQGALDFNNQPVALKNVKMVAGIANPAPFAAHLARSFVVEDRLVFPDHHNYTAGEVLAMIQNLKKGTFVVTTEKDMVKLKPLAEQLGLTGQFAYIPVSVCFGHDSERFNEWIFKQIGTRAVR
- a CDS encoding o-succinylbenzoate synthase; the protein is MSLKFVFKPHTLQFKQEAGTSRGILTQKQAWVLKVSDDEQPGIYGFGECGPLPGLSVDDVADFEMQLASVCDTFNDLDLEVFPFNLDIILDQLVPPHLPSVRFGMETALLDYMQGGRRILYDTDFSLHGKGILMNGLIWMGSFENMQAQVEAKLQQGFSTLKMKVGAIDFDKECRILDSIRQRFGPDEITLRVDANGAFGQDEVFAKLEKLSQYALHSIEQPVKAGQHALMAEVCAGSPVPVALDEELIGIMDYREKFSLLKKLAPPFIILKPGLLGGFRHTSEWIEIAGRLGIDWWITSALESNIGLNAIAQFTARFENPLPQGLGTGQLYTNNFDSPLKVSQGHLFYNTAQEWALPEFN
- a CDS encoding putative porin → MAHSAAQAQVRMPGNMRMPGGGGGGSKGGGQGGGAILDDSTKNIYGPKTTRHFYENDILNNRDSARYLVDTSLTYFHRWTPMDLSWGKLADLGNTVTATRNLFFEPRSDIGTQLGMRVYDAYAIKQDEVQYMDTKSQHTELIFHGGGRKTSMGRFAYTQNVHSRFNFGLRAQRLTSNKQYGFVNTLNSGAFLGQNWTLLMHTSFFSKNGRYAILAHYRHMNQKVREQGGVIPNVEDGVENPYSYDGAANMSDDANSWERRHVFHIYQQYRLANGFQVFQQADYQSTIDRFTDLAISRGLEKGVYPVSRFASDSTRQDIYFKLFDNKVGIKGFYSGFNYRAYLRQRFYGMRAESQIGNDAGRPYAKYRTGLKFDNIAGAWLGYYLKDSVQYLTAEAELNLAQNVEYKLKAELNTRWGKAGFQSIQTAPDLLTQRYFGNAFEWRNNFDPTKVQTVYASLALKTKKINFVPEIQVHQVNDYIYYDTAAVPRQLNAGFRILRVGFNSNIRLNRWNFTTMGYMTLNDNKDVIRIPTYFASSEISFDFVYAKVLFIQLGLAGRYRSSYLADAYMPVTQQFHLQDNTRLPGNVVVDAFANIRITRVRMFFKMAYLNQGGQFGVFPEGYYVTPGYLGLARAFSFGINWPLFD
- a CDS encoding PD-(D/E)XK nuclease family protein — translated: MAQTFLNAAARHILGQHSSLENVHIVVPTRRAAFFLMRELAVETALPLMSPTVVAVDDFVESLCALQVEDPVHLLFDLYETFREIDPAISFERFMGWASVLLADLDRVDQYLVDTDYLFSYLSEAQAISRWQSNLPEGRELSMGGGTSQYFSLFENIKTLYTSFRTRLAQKGKAYRGMAYREVAEHGAEDLTASAGFEKIYFAGFNAFTQSEKVIIQRLRKAGKAEVLWDTDRYYMSANKNMEAGRTLREYQQSGTFGPWNWTTDDLLRSSKTITVYGVPNATLQTKVAGQLYRQMRKLDSADEPTPTAIVLADENLLLPMLYSLDEQVEDLNVTMGLSMRNSLLYTLVDGIFELQQNMVEFRVKSGKTVRVPKFSHKTIDKILNHPFIRHYEHSALHPLADGQTIVRRTLREITNGNKVFLSSADLLDLGEQHPLFKVLFTHWPKNDPKAIIASFYQLIELLREVYKDYKNALETEYLYLFYTLLKQFEQTIEEKSGLVTLRTLKSFMFELIRQTKIPFSGEPVSDLQIMGMLETRALDFRRLIILSMNEGMLPQAKRQNSLIPFDAAQEAGLPTHQHQEAVMSYHFYRLLQRADEVHLLYTSTNDAPGGGERSRFVRQLEYELTAYNPKIRIINKTVSFEAGRQQELAETVQKDAGLIAAIREYLGNKGLYPTHLNEYIRCSMQFYLKHIVGVKEKEEVEEELGMDKIGTWLHAVLEKLDQDFFLHDKDPSEAEIELVLRQEFEERFRGYVTEQGLNRIYFQIGSQQIMTFLKHQMQQEPRKKILAAEQPLRTSASFILQGMETPVRFGGKIDRIELTADGTLQVMDYKTGSVEVAGRQKLADPMQRDEVLRRNRDRKVGYVRQLWMYEYLMYKKMLDEGGLTLRDENYGFGVPVKSGFYSFRDPKTPISNPLELTATPDPAAFIAHSEGILTDILNELLDPEIPFSQTDDAGTCTYCDFAGICGR